A single genomic interval of Odontesthes bonariensis isolate fOdoBon6 chromosome 3, fOdoBon6.hap1, whole genome shotgun sequence harbors:
- the LOC142376935 gene encoding zinc finger E-box-binding homeobox 2 — translation MHLTVDAEQVSSLGSEEDDEVGLWSLEPQDCQESLDKTSLTPSEGTEEPGSPGHSTRLHSLSPGSRNCWGQVESEAKAEEDATYTTTDGEADQESLRMYCKNLDSQNALEDLAHFEVVAQLRKASTSVSILDHLNHNGTSAGFHPSSRQDELPPAIWSPGAQHCSPEGGDAGRCRQACPFCHRMYQQEASLRDHVKYCQEREEGHMVCPLCGYVTTLRSQMERHLALHNQIQDKSAITLDQGMETRKFKCLQCGKAFKYKHHLKEHLRIHSGEKPYECSNCKKRFSHSGSYSSHLSSKKCLSGGGNIGGNLGGTSGAFNGHSQSSYHHSLPTSPSAGRGRCSNEKGSVLASQNQDNPIPFGRFHADPHQLSLQDLSQSTTTFPSVSDLARLWDPSPELSRTASFLKGTTLLPYLHSGTKFEQMLQDMLHRDVKKDEEIVKGDEEERRVVHNGGGPEKNVSPDRRREAVTSGEVERGVLGMTCRWCLQLFPNVAVLLQHERYLCKMNREAMEVPEGFRRKEHSSPPLFFPRSAIQPEKSKPNEVTNGLSGKKSPSQKPNWLSVPQQLMVAMRSPPARHEALSSRMYWPSQEKGSPSQLIHHSPEMSSPRGRRRVPSSSGFSSPACLDLTSCPTEISSPMREPGSPWSAQSEPLDLSLPKQPTEQRGKNRTPNGISGRGERRELGTQKLSRPSPTTHLPLHQHPVFSGARVGPAVFPASLYNGFPIFSQSGVGLSVHDGITPTPFSPTVNSPGFLSPVAYMMETDAEAALKKIYQERQGLIGEGLSRSALDYLSLIDDGFEGEGGSGRKRLRKTDEGLYACDICEKTFQKSSSLLRHKYEHTGKRPHECKICNKAFKHKHHLIEHSRLHSGEKPYQCDKCGKRFSHSGSYSQHMNHRYAYCSKDQDPDQDQEEMPLTLRSDSNLVGSPQNTPQSMDDTQTAHSFLSDSSLDGAPDTLKEGEEEERVSEAQMSLSRAVDELGDGLIQESPAGENGVLNEKNNYDVGDHIDNTENNLWDRNTEDQNGDKCELSLDLTELPRIKT, via the exons TGGATGCTGAGCAAGTGAGTTCGCTGGGATCTGAGGAGGATGATGAGGTGGGTTTGTGGAGTCTGGAGCCCCAAGACTGCCAAGAGAGCCTGGACAAGACGAGCCTGACACCCAGTGAGGGGACGGAGGAGCCCGGCAGCCCTGGTCACTCAACTCGACTGCACAGCCTCAGCCCTGGCAGCAGGAACTGCTGGGGCCAGGTGGAGTCAGAGGCCAAGGCCGAGGAGGACGCCACCTACACAACCACTGACGGGGAGGCAGACCAGGAGTCACTGAGGATGTACT GTAAGAACTTAGACTCCCAGAATGCCTTGGAGGATCTTGCCCACTTCGAAGTTGTGGCTCAGTTGAGGAAGGCCTCTACCTCAGTGAGTATTTTGGACCACTTGAACCATAACGGCACGTCAGCAGGGTTCCATCCGAGTAGCAGGCAAGATGAGCTGCCTCCTGCCATCTGGTCACCAGGAGCTCAGCACTGTTCACCTGAAGGAGGAG ATGCAGGCAGGTGCAGGCAGGCGTGTCCATTCTGCCACAGAATGTATCAGCAAGAAGCCTCTTTAAGGGACCATGTTAAATACTGTCAGGAAAGGGAGGAGGGGCACATGGTCTGTCCACTCTGTGGATACGTCACCACCCTTAGGTCACAGATGGAGCGGCACCTGGCACTACACAATCAAATACAGGACAAG AGTGCCATCACTTTGGACCAAGGCATGGAGACCAGGAAGTTCAAATGCCTGCAGTGTGGGAAAGCATTCAAGTACAAACACCACCTCAAAGAGCATCTTCGCATCCACAGcg GTGAGAAGCCTTATGAGTGCTCCAACTGCAAGAAACGTTTCTCTCATTCTGGCTCCTACAGCTCCCACTTAAGCAGCAAAAAGTGCCTTAGTGGTGGAGGGAATATCGGGGGGAACCTCGGAGGTACCAGCGGAGCGTTTAATGGACACAGTCAAAGCTCTTACCACCACTCACTCCCAACATCTCCCTCTGCTGGCAGGGGTAGATGCAGTAATGAAAAAGGCTCCGTGCTGGCTTCACAAAATCAGGACAATCCCATTCCTTTTGGTCGATTTCATGCAGATCCTCATCAGTTGTCACTGCAGGACCTCAGTCAGAGCACCACAACTTTCCCCAGCGTGTCAGACCTGGCTCGGCTTTGGGATCCTTCACCAGAGCTCTCTCGGACAGCCAGTTTCCTAAAAGGAACAACTTTGCTGCCTTACCTTCACTCTGGGACCAAATTTGAGCAGATGCTGCAGGACATGCTTCATAGAGATGTAAAAAAAGATGAAGAGATTGTTAAAGGAGATGAAGAGGAAAGGAGGGTGGTTCACAATGGAGGAGGGCCTGAGAAGAATGTGTCACCTGACAGGAGAAGGGAAGCGGTGACATCAGGTGAAGTGGAAAGAGGTGTACTCGGGATGACATGTCGCTGGTGCTTGCAGCTTTTCCCCAATGTGGCAGTGCTCCTGCAGCACGAGCGCTACCTCTGTAAGATGAATAGAGAAGCAATGGAGGTACCTGAGGGTTTTCGAAGGAAAGAGCACTCCTCTCCCCCTTTATTTTTCCCCAGATCTGCTATCCAACCAGAGAAAAGCAAACCAAATGAAGTTACCAATGGACTGTCTGGAAAAAAGTCACCGTCACAGAAACCCAACTGGCTCTCTGTCCCACAACAGCTTATGGTTGCAATGCGGTCTCCTCCGGCCCGTCATGAGGCCTTGTCCTCGCGAATGTACTGGCCCAGCCAGGAAAAAGGAAGCCCAAGTCAGCTGATACACCATTCCCCAGAGATGTCATCACCTCGAGGCAGAAGAAGAGTTCCCTCCTCCTCAGGATTCAGTTCACCTGCCTGCCTAGACCTCACCAGCTGTCCAACTGAAATTTCCTCACCAATGAGAGAACCTGGCAGTCCCTGGTCTGCACAGAGCGAACCGCTGGACCTCTCCCTGCCCAAGCAACCCACAGAGCAAAGGGGGAAGAACAGAACCCCTAATGGGATCTCAGGCAGAGGGGAGAGGAGAGAGCTCGGGACACAGAAGCTTAGTAGACCAAGTCCAACTACACATCTGCCCCTACACCAGCACCCAGTCTTCAGTGGGGCCAGAGTGGGACCTGCTGTGTTTCCTGCCTCTTTATATAATGGGTTTCCCATCTTCAGCCAGTCTGGTGTTGGGCTTTCAGTGCATGATGGCATAACACCAACTCCATTTAGCCCCACAGTTAACAGCCcaggctttctctctcctgTGGCTTACATGATGGAGACAGATGCAGAGGCTGCACTGAAAAAGATCTACCAGGAGAGACAAGGCCTAATC GGTGAAGGGTTAAGTCGCAGCGCTCTGGACTACCTCTCTCTAATAGATGATGGATTTGAGGGGGAAGGAGGGTCTGGAAGAAAGAGGCTGAGGAAGACTGATGAGGGACTTTACGCTTGTGACATTTGTGAAAAAACCTTCCAGAAGAGCAGTTCTCTGCTTCGACATAAATACGAGCACACGG GCAAGCGTCCCCATGAGTGCAAGATCTGCAACAAGGCTTTTAAGCATAAGCACCATCTGATCGAACACAGCcggctgcactctggagagaaACCCTACCAATGTGACAAGTGCGGCAAGCGCTTTTCTCACTCGGGCTCCTACTCCCAGCACATGAACCACCGCTACGCCTACTGCAGCAAAGACCAGGATCCAGACCAAGACCAGGAGGAGATGCCTCTCACCCTGAGATCAGACAGCAATTTGGTGGGTAGCCCCCAAAATACCCCTCAGTCCATGGATGACACCCAAACTGCCCACTCCTTCCTCAGCGACTCCAGTCTGGATGGCGCTCCAGATACTCTtaaagagggggaggaggaggaaagagtTAGTGAGGCACAAATGAGTTTGTCAAGGGCAGTAGACGAGCTGGGAGATGGCCTTATCCAGGAATCACCAGCAGGGGAGAATGGAGTGCTCAATGAGAAAAACAATTATGATGTGGGAGACCATATTGACAATACAGAAAACAACCTGTGGGACAGAAACACTGAGGACCAGAATGGAGACAAATGTGAACTTAGCCTGGATCTAACAGAGTTACCTAGAATAAAGACTTAA